A single window of Vigna radiata var. radiata cultivar VC1973A chromosome 4, Vradiata_ver6, whole genome shotgun sequence DNA harbors:
- the LOC106758969 gene encoding non-specific lipid-transfer protein 1-like: protein MASLKVACMVVMCMAVVGAPIMVQGISCNEVTTDMSPCLSYLKNGGEVPEACCGGVRSVLGAAGTTSEKQTVCNCLKQDANNFGINDDYAQALPTRCGVSVPYKISRSTNCENIRF from the exons ATGGCCAGCTTGAAGGTTGCATGCATGGTTGTGATGTGCATGGCTGTGGTGGGTGCACCGATTATGGTACAGGGCATTTCATGCAACGAAGTGACAACAGACATGTCACCGTGCCTATCTTACCTGAAAAATGGTGGAGAGGTTCCAGAAGCGTGTTGTGGAGGAGTTAGGAGCGTTCTGGGAGCTGCCGGAACAACCTCTGAAAAACAAACCGTCTGCAACTGTCTAAAGCAAGATGCTAATAACTTCGGCATCAACGATGATTACGCTCAGGCACTCCCCACTCGCTGCGGTGTCAGCGTTCCTTACAAGATCAGCCGCTCCACCAACTGTGAAAA CATCAGGTTCTGA
- the LOC106758985 gene encoding non-specific lipid-transfer protein 1-like, protein MTSLKVACMVVMCMAVVGAPIMVQGISCNEVTTDMSPCLSYLTNGGEVSAACCGGVRSVLGAAGTTSEKQTVCNCLKQDANNFGINDDYAQALPTRCGVSVPYKISRSTNCENIRF, encoded by the exons ATGACGAGCTTGAAGGTTGCATGCATGGTTGTGATGTGCATGGCTGTGGTGGGTGCACCGATTATGGTACAGGGCATTTCATGCAACGAAGTGACAACAGACATGTCACCGTGCCTATCTTACCTGACCAATGGTGGAGAGGTTTCAGCGGCGTGCTGTGGAGGAGTTCGGAGCGTTCTGGGAGCTGCTGGAACAACCTCTGAAAAACAAACCGTCTGCAACTGTCTTAAGCAAGATGCTAATAACTTCGGCATCAACGATGATTACGCTCAGGCACTCCCCACTCGCTGCGGTGTCAGCGTTCCTTACAAGATCAGCCGCTCCACCAACTGTGAAAA CATCAGGTTCTGA